One Centroberyx gerrardi isolate f3 chromosome 6, fCenGer3.hap1.cur.20231027, whole genome shotgun sequence genomic region harbors:
- the LOC139916633 gene encoding POU domain class 2-associating factor 1, with amino-acid sequence MHWEKSPPSVLARSRPYQGVRVRDPVKELLRRKRGQEPHSTKTAPPTVDVVPHNNQSSYAQGSFGFEVASGSSADPSATATDGGLQSTGWKAPPTATAAGLQAAVTPWSSPDYNQQDPSAQPLAYPAPPTLTADVYMQTLCPSYTMLTYTHAPLLTNFGTIPVAPAQASLPQMDLQDSGLTYLPWGQPLTTISTMPTSGVQFTPGSATLSGSPLLHMPLPMSLTTMIPQLEAHGLEPQPQILDLPQPSDQQLNPAPQPRSLDEDPEVEPEPPNPLEKLLEDPKEEGEEEGKDSYSSSLFIPNV; translated from the exons ATGCACTGGGAGAAAT CGCCACCATCAGTGCTGGCCAGGTCCAGGCCTTACCAGGGTGTTCGAGTCAGAGATCCAGTCAAAGAActgctgaggaggaagagaggccaGGAGCCACACAGCACCAAGACAGCGCCCCCTACTGTG GATGTGGTCCCACACAACAATCAGTCATCATACGCACAAG GTAGCTTTGGGTTCGAGGTGGCCAGCGGCTCCTCGGCCGACCCGTCAGCCACAGCCACTGATGGAGGGCTGCAGTCCACAGGatggaaagccccgcccactgccaCCGCCGCCGGGCTACAGGCTGCTGTGACGCCCTGGTCCTCGCCCGACTATAACCAGCAGGACCCCTCGGCTCAGCCCCTGGCCTACCCAGCCCCGCCCACCCTCACAGCGGACGTCTATATGCAGACTCTCTGCCCTAGCTACACCATGCTgacctacacacatgcaccgcTGCTCACTAACTTTGGG ACCATACCTGTGGCCCCAGCACaagcctccctccctcagatGGACCTCCAGGACTCAGGGTTGACCTACCTGCCCTGGGGCCAGCCCCTGACCACCATATCCACCATGCCCACCTCAGGGGTCCAGTTTACCCCCGGCTCTGCCACCCTGTCTGGGTCACCTCTGCTCCACATGCCCTTGCCCATGTCTTTGACCACCATGATCCCTCAGCTGGAGGCCCACGGTCTCGAGCCTCAGCCCCAGATCCTGGACCTCCCGCAGCCTTCAGACCAGCAGCTGAACCCCGCGCCACAACCTCGATCTCTGGATGAGGATCCAGAAGTGGAGCCCGAACCACCGAACCCACTGGAGAAGCTGCTGGAAGATCCGAAGGAGGAGGGCGAAGAGGAGGGCAAAGACTCATACAGCAGCTCACTCTTCATACCGAATGTCTGA